TTGAGAAAGTGTAAATGGCAGAAGTGTTCCGTGTCTCTGAGTTCTTTGTGAGagagttctcaatcttcttcctttatattaagttttccctcataaccaaaatagtcagagcccaccgctcttgggttctcaccctgagaataccaatgtaacttttgtggtagtgtccggTTTTGTTCAAGGTTAATCTCGAAGAAGGTCGCTCGTGATCTGTTTGAGGGAAAACGTGaagaaaaggtcttcaaaggtgaggtttcttgaaaccttttAATTCTTTCTAACACATGTTGTGACTTAGaaataaatgcatatcttgtttattgtttactgtaaactttatattcaatgaaaatggaatttggttgATTCGCTTTCACTCAAGGTTCTctcattagagttccttcaacaaAACTACtgtctaaaaaataaaattgaatcagTTCATTATATATGTTAGTAAACAAAAATTTGTACGAATACTAACTTGAAGTATCACCTATAGAAGATCTCATGAGAGGAGTGTTCTCGACcttattaaattcttattcatcCTCATTTTGCCTATTTGGGTTTGTACTGTATCTGTATACACACACAAAAGATAAAacgatttaaaataataattaaatatgtgtAAACtaggaaagaaaaatgaataaatacatGGTTAGTCGTCGTtgttatttgaatcaaattgttcataagcactctaactattCTGAGTTAATTGTACATGTTCTTCTTCATTGTTTATGAAGTTGTTATCGGTCGTTCCAAACCTATAGGATAAATttcatctctatataaagtATCATCCTTAATGAATTTTTCAACTCTAACTCCACCCACGATTTCTAACATTTCTATTTGTTCATTTTTAACATCTTATACTTTTGGCACGTctcatatttgtttattttttttactatttaaacaACTTTCCACTTACTACTATAATTTGGGTTGTTGaggtaaaaaaattattgtgcTTGGTTGGCAAAATGAAAGGTTCATCAACATATCGAAAGTGAGACGTATTAGTtgatttgtatcctaaatccatttgtatttcttttttttttttttgttatctatgtCAAACCATGTACACTCGAACATAAAAAAACATGTCTTCTCTCTGCATATTGAAAGCCCAAAACATTGTCCAAGacactataaaaattatagtcGACACTTTCACTATCACTCTCTTTGGCTACCATGAttccactattttgtgtagATCAACGACTATCACGCTATATATTGTGAAAGCATACTCCATTGACAATGCATCCACTGTAGGAGTACACCTCAGACGAAGGTCCCATtgacaatgaataaaaattaTCGTACATATTTTCTCCATCATGCAATTGTAGAACTTGATAAGTCACTATATGTAAACGATGACtagttataataataaaattacattTCTCTACTTTCAATACTATATACACTTACCTGAGTTTCAAACCAGTTATGAATTTTATGTTGATGTCTTATATATAGGTTAGAGGCGTTATGTTCTTGAGAACGAATTAATCTCACGTATTTCCTATATTAGCCACGataacaaagagttgtaaaaaaaaatgttatttcgCATATTGTACCTTATAATCGGTCATTAGAAGGTTCAAAACGTACTTGCAATAAACTTTTATTTCTTTACGGTTGTTGGGAATATACCCATGTGTAATGTGTTTCTCCTTTGCTAATAATGACCTTAAAGTTGGACACCCTAATGGTCATACCCTCTatctaaaaattcaaatttaccaCACATCTCATACCCGggaatgttatcatcattttttttcatctttgttGAATCTCATTTCAATACCAGTAAGATATTTCAAACCAAAattccatgattcattcattatAAATGTCTCCGCTATAGATCCCTCAAGACGTGCTTTATTCCGTACATATTGCTTTAATGTTCATAAACTTCTTTGaataggatacatccaactCTAACTAACTGGACCAaccactttggtttcatatggtaAGTGAACAACAAGATACACCATTACATCGAAGAATGTTGGCGAAAAGATTTTCTCCAACTTGTAAATTATGACTATGATATCTACTTGTAATCGGTTCAATTCACTGATACATATTGTTTTTGCACATATATCATGGAACAATGCACACAATTCAACAATAATAGTGGACACATTCTTTTATAAGTATGCTCAAATACCAATAGGGAGAAGTTGATGAAGCAGAATGTGACAATCATAttggggtttatgccctaaactcgtggtttgtaaatttctaaacaaattattaaatacaattttttttatttattctaataaataaaatgttatttattttcttacatgactcaaatccaataaactaagatccaaggttatttaatgtaacttaaacaatATGTTGTTAACATACAAATGGATtgtgttcaagtaataacttaaaaggtctataatatatggataagcttgggtgtcttatcctagtaacactgtcgatatgacccactttgtaagtgttacaaacgatttgatccaaatcgtggagacatgtgagtgagggtatcctatacaatgagtttgtataagaccggaccacaaaatatataatctctctttgtaatactgttaactgaagagattaatattcaAATGATGACtatatgtaactcgatctcaatcttaAATGAGCTATGAACTCATGCTCATGAAGatcgtcctttgatttgtatgggtgagagtggctcgagTCACCACCTCAATATTCCTACCATTTCAAGGATGAGACTGAGTGGTGAGTTGGAAACATAGTTACAccagatgaaattcactcattcccatatttagagtaagtagataagttattcccttaagtgctgactccaaaacttgaacaatgagaccttACCCTCTCACTGGTCCGAGAAGGATTTTGTTTATGGTCGAACCATAAAGTTCATTAAatgatcagtggtacttaaaggaCCAAGAGgtaactacagaggtaaaatgataatttgatctAGCTATagttacgaacaacttgtgaaggattaacttataTGAAATGGTTAAATTAATGACACATAAATATTCTACAGTtcataagagtgcaactatgagtttttagtggagtgcccctatagttaatgaaaattgattaatttatttaaagaatttaattaattgatatcgtatcattggagcttataactgtaggtccattaggtccatTGCTAGCTCACAATGGGTGAAACAAAGATTTTAgtgttgaaagaatttgaaatgttcaaattagtttaaggaaatttatgttaattgtatataatataattaatataatgtatatagatacattataatatatagttcattttaaattatattcaaatttaaactatataataagagagtattaatatttgaataagattcaaatgttaaattaatatgaattgaatttgtattaaatctatagattaaaattaatttgaatgaggtccatattaaaactataagttacgAGAGCATTGTCTATTAGAATACGATTCATacatacattaaattaaatatatgatatttaataaatgaattgattaaattagatttaattaaattaaataatccCTTGGGAAGGAAGTTGTAACCCCCTCACTTATTTTACGTGGATTGtgttattcatagaaaatacaACAACTCTCTAcaaaaagagagggagagacATATAGGAAGAAAACTCTCCCAGAAAACTCTCTCTCAAAACTTGCAGAGAAGAGTTCTCTACATAACACTATTCCCTTCTTTTTCAAGAGGATCTCATCATCCCTTCCCTGTCCAGAGAGTAGCAGAGAAGGTTTGTTGATGGTGTTCAGTTTGAGAATTATACGTGCTGTGTTTTCATCAAGAATAAGAGAAGTTTCTGAAgacggttcttcaaagatagTAACTTCTTCTTCCTTGTAACTTGtacaaaagcatgcttaactCACTATATTTTAGTATTTTGTAACTTGAATTTCTTGAATTTAATTGAAGGAAAGTAATCACACGCCTCCGCTAGtaattcaattccttcaattcATGTGTCTTCAACCCCAGTATTTTCCATCTTTACCATCCATATATCGTGATATATTAGACACGaatccataaaaaaaatttcattgattTCAAGAACTTACAAAACTCGACCCGTTCATTGTTAGTTTATGTGTATGCGTCGTGTGGGCTTACAACTTTGGTTCCTTACctattgaaatttataattgtattgacttaaatcctaaacttttgGGATTGTATCGATTTAATctccaaactaataattatatcaatttagaccctaaaattttataagtgtatcaTTTAAACCATGgactttcataattgtatcaactcAAACctttcattatattttatttagatatacttatgaaaatttagagtttaaattgatatatttatgaaagttcaaggtttaaattaatacgaTTATGAAAGTGCAGGATCTAAATTAGTagaattattagtttgaggtttaaattaaacaactccaaaaatttagaattaagattgatataatttctaaaatttagggttcaaattgatataatttttagtttaggattttaattgatataactcaaaatttatggatattaattgatatttactcgattttttttctatatgcATTATATCCCATTTATGTCATACCAACGGTTTTGACTAATATGGAAGTTGGATGATTTTccttataaatattaaaagaaatgcCCTAACTCTACTTGACCCCGTCCATCCCGCCTGTTTCTTTCTTCCCATTCCTATTTTTCGCAGGCCGACTACATTTCAGCAGCTACTTTTCACCGGCTACTTCTCCATTTCAGCAGCTCAGTGTCGCCGCCATCGTCGCCGCCGCCTTTCTTCGTTTCAGTGCCGCCGCCCCCACTTTCCGCTCGTGCGGCTGTAGCCTCTCTCCTAGCGGTTTGCACTGGTTTTCTACTCTCTTATTGTTGCCGATATTCTCCTTATCTCCATTTCGTATTTTTTCTCACttgagaactcaaattaagaCTTGTCTAATGAAAGAAACTTTGAgtcattttgattttctttttttttttttttttgtttgtaataGCAAACGAAAAAGAATGCGGCAAAGTTTGACTCTCGAACTACCGTGTTCTACCCTCTGCCTTTTGTTTTCTTGTACATGTTTgttaattgagggaatttttTTTTGATCGATGGAAAAATGTCCTCGGCCATATTTATTGTGGTAGATTATTTTTGGTTTTGGCTTTTGAtgagtttttaaattaatattgtgGTGGGTGAGACCGACCATGAGTCTTCGTTTGCATTTATGCTAGGATTTCAGGGCTTGTTCTCTCTCAGAGACCAGGCGGGAGAAAAGGAGAGTAAGAACAAGTCTGAGCTTTATTTCACTGATTTATCAACTTGTGTTTGTTGTTTCAGCCAACAATGGATATCGATTCTGATGTGGGTCATAAATCATACGATGATACTGAGTGCAAGCCAATGGAGTCTGAAGATTCAAATGTATATTAAGTACCTTTAGTTTCCttaagtataatttttttttttgtattgtttttcttttggatATATGGTAATTCTTGGTGTTTGGTGCGTaagaaagtgatgaaattatTCTCTGAGTTTATTGTCTCGTCTATTTAGGATTTTACTCCAGTAGTTGTGAGATTTTTAAATAGACAGTTGGTTTTACTTTCTCTGTTGTATGTGTATCTTTGGGTCACATTTTGACCATGTTCCAATAATATGTTGAAAACACATCTGGTTTTGTAATATGTATacatgtgtgtgtgtatatatatatatatatatatatatatatgactccgttttttcctcttttcggatagtttatatatatatacatatgtatGTAGAAGGGTTAGCAAAAGAGGGATTTGCTGATTCGATTAAGAACTTGAATATTGAGGAGTTATAATCTTATTTTGTCATGTttcttcaaaaaatatttagcTCCTTTCTGTTTGGTGCATTAAAAGGTCGGGGGAAATCATTTTCTAAGTTTCTTGTTCGGTTCCATTTCAACTGCCTTGTTCAATAAGTTGGAGGAAATTATTTTCTAAGTTTCTTGTTTGGTGCATTAATCACTTAGTTATGAGATTTTAGAAAATGCGTGGGTTTTACTTtctgtgtgtgtgtatgtgtttTGGTTACATTTGAACTGCCTTGGTCAATAAGTTGTTAAGAATTTAAGAGATGGTCTTGATTTGTAGTCGTTTTGGTATTTTGATATTAAGGATAAGGGTAAAGCAAAAGAGGAGCTTGCTGATTCAATTAAGAACTTAAATATTGAAGAATCATCTGGGCATGCAGGGTCTTCAGCCACAAACTTCAGGCGAAAACCAGTTATTATCATTGTCATAGGGATGGCAGGTATTTTTCAATGAAAAATTTTGTCACTGTGGAAGTTTGTGGATGCAGTTAATCTTAACTTAGTGTTAAAATCCATGGTGTCTGTATTGAAGTTCATCACTTACAAATAGTAAAACTAAATATTGCCCCTATTTTGAGACGGATGGACTTAAACTTCTGTAAGGTATATTTTTAAGTATGCCCACTTGCCTACCCATGTTCCTTCGGTTTCCAGAATCCCATATCTAGGACCAGATTGAGGAGGTTCTACCAGGTGAGGTGGGGCTTTGTCACCCTTCCCTAGTAGTTCAGAAACTTGATCATAGGAAATTTGAGAGAGGAAATATTTCATCCTATTTGAATGCATGTGGAGGCTCCATCAGGGATAAGAGCCTCTTTAGTATAAGATCATGTTAATTAAATACGGTCAATCTCTGGGAAACTTCTTAGGCTATGAAAGGTCTCGGTTTTGGATATTATTTTCTGTATTGTATCTTCTTTTCCATGCTTCTAAggttttttctaaataaaaaaatttattattattattattattattattattattataatctGTACCCCGTTGAGGATGCAAAGAAAGATGAAAAGGATGAAATAGAGTGAGAGATAGAAAAGTTTCAGTGAGTTTAAGAACAGAGATTTTAGACAGTGGAAAGAGAAAATAAGATGGTTTAAATAATAGAGATAAGGAGAGACCACAAAAAAGTGAGAAGAATTAAGAAGGggaaaatagagaagaaaaaatagAGGGAAAAGGTCTAACATGCttatttatattcaaatatacAACCTTGTCTATGAGATGGAttgttttttattcttgaaagtttgtttgtttgtttgtttgttattttttttgttcttgtaACATTGTCAATCGTAAAGAGATTGAGTGGTGTGCTTGTTAGATAAGTTTTGTGCAACTGCAGTGGATAGATGGATTATGAGATTAAATTTGGGTTGATGTTTCATATGTCTCAACTCAACCTTTCCTtgaagaaatatttgaaagagtaTCTTGACAATTTGTAAAATCAGACATCTTAAAAGATCTTCAATATCCATTTGTTGTTTTTACCATTTGGTTTTTCAAGCTTTGGTTTTCAACCTTACTCTGAAGCTGTTGGTTGTCCTACCAAATCAACTCTATGTTTCTGGTATAAAGAAGTTATCATGAAGTTTTCGGTTTGAATAAGATGGTACCAATTAACTATCATGGGTTGGCCTAGTGGTAAATAGAGGGCATGACCTTGATAAAGAGCTAAGAGGTCATGAGTCAATCCATGCTGGCCACCTACTTAGTATTTAATATCCTACGTGTTTCCGTATACTCAAATGTTGTAGGGTTAGGCGGGTTGtcctaatttaaaaaaaaaactgccaATTTGACAAGTCAATCAATGTGTTTTCCAAGCTTGTGTCTTGTTTGTTGTCACAACTATTGAGGTCATTTGGCTACAGGATGTTGTGGGTGGTTTTAAGATTGATTTGATACTTGAAGCTGAAGATATTCTTGCTATTTTACCCATTGCAAGGTCTTTGAGGTGGTAAAAAGTTCGATTTTGCTGTTTGGAGTGTTTTGCTAGTTATATTAGGAGGGTCTTAGACCTAGTTGTTTGGATAAAATTCTTGTTTAGTGGCTTTTGGGTCTTTTAGTTGGTTTCTGTATTTgtttagttgtttgtttgtCGTTTTTGCATGTAAGCTCTTGCTACttatttgtaaaattttatttcatctatGAAAAATTCTGTGTTCCTTGTAAGAAAAAAGATATCTACGGAATTGAGGTTGAGTTTGTTTTGTGGTTCTTTTTTAGATAAGGAATATTTCattgaataaatgaaataaagggGAGACCCCCAAGCAAGTAAAGGTGATTACAAAACATTTCATTGTTTTGTGATTCAGAAACAAGTTTTTAGAAAACATGGGGTGCAACATAAAACAAGTTTGTAGATGTCTTATTTTGAGAACCATTTCCAGAAACAAGTTTGCCAGGTGACCCAAGAGTTTTATGAATGTTCTGTTCTTTTAGCTTTTACAGGCTCCTACCTgctatcttattttattattttattttatttgaatgaaatGTTATTGGTTTCGGTTTaatgttacattgttgtaatgaTGTGGCTTTTCCAGGGAGTGGGAAGACAACTTTGCTTCATCGTCTGGTGTGCCACACACATGCATCAAATATCAGGGGTTATGTAATGAATCTCGATCCTGCTGTAATGACACTACCTTTTGGTGCAAATATTGATATAAGAGATACTGTGCGGTACAAAGAAGTGATGAAACAATTCAATCTTGGGCCTAATGGAGGAATTTTAACGTCACTTAACTTGTTTGCCACCAAATTTGATGAGGTGAAATTTCATATGTATctctttcttaatttatgttcACTTTCCCATTACAGCAAACGATATTCCAAGCATATTCCGTTTCCCCACCTCCAGGGATCTTTAGGGGGTGTGGGTAGGTGTAGAGTTGTGAATTCTAAGGAATTGTGAAGAAAATTAATGTTTTTAGTTGTGGGGCTTATTAACTCCTTGACCCAAACAAACTTCGCTCGGTCCAACTCCTTAGCCAAATACTCCCTTGGCCTTCAGTTTGGAATGatgatgtttttcatcatttgtTTTCTGAACAGTAAAAGATGATTTTATGCTAACGTGAAAGTTCAGGACTAATGCTCGTGTATATTTAGAAGTCATGGCTTTCTCACATCAAGTGCATCAAGTTGATATTGATTGCATATTTCCAATATTATTTTAGTACATAGTATTTCTTCTAAATTTATACTATACATAACATACTCTGCTGTATTATCGTATAAAAGTTTCTTGTTGGACTGTGTAATCTCAGGTAATTTCAGTGATTGAAAAACGAGCAGATCAGCTTGATTATGTCCTTGTCGATACTCCTGGTCAGATCGAGATATTCACGTGGTCTGCATCTGGGGCCATCATTACTGAGGCTTTTGCTTCCACCTTTCCCACTGTAATTGCTTATGTTGTCGATACACCTCGTTCATCTAATCCAGTCACATTCATGAGCAACATGCTTTATGCCTGTTCTATCCTCTACAAGACAAGGTTGCCAGTTGTGTTGGTTTTTAATAAGACCGATGTGGCAAAACACGAGTTTGCTTTGGAGGTAATTCGCCATAGTAACTTGGGCTTTCTTcaattactttttttatataatagaGTGGAATCACCCAAGCGGTGACCCCTGCTGGTAAAGACCTACCCTTCAAGAGTCCAAGTTTAAGCCATGGAAaacataataatttaaaatccgTACTGGTATTGTCTATTAAGGCCATTCTAGGGTAGTGGGCAAAGTCTCCCAATGAATAGTGGGGTGGAGTGAGCCATGAGCATATCCTAGTGTTATTAAAAAGGAACAAAGAAAGAGAGAATATAGTTAGAATCCTAATGTTCTCAATTGAAAACTTAGACCTTTGCCCCCCAAGAAATGCTTCATTTTCAATAAAGATCTGCTCTTGAACCTTTGCCTGTATATAGACACATCAACATTATTGCGCTCTATATTTCCCTCTTTAGATTATCAATAGTATTACAAAGCTCTTGAAATTTGAGAATGTTAAAAAAGGAATTGTGCATGCAGTGGATGGAAGATTTTGAAGCGTTTCAAGTTGCAGTCAGTTCTGATAAATCTTACACCTCCACACTAAGTCATAGTCTTTCCCTTGTGCTGGATGAGTTCTATAAGAACTTGAAATCTGTTGGAGTTTCTGCAGTTTCTGGCGCCGGAATGGATTCTTTCTTTAAAGCAATCGAATCCAGTGCCGAGGAGTACATGGAAAACTACAAGTAACTAGACCAAATAAAGCTCTGAATCTTTTCATCTGTAAATCTATCAGTTAGAGAACGATTGTACAGGTTTGAAAGTTGCAACAACTTTGATATTTATGCTACTtttggccttttttttttttcagggcAGAGCTTGACAAGAGAGTTGCCGAAAAGCAGCGGTTAGAGGAAGAGCGCCGACGGGAAAACATGGAGAAGTTGAGGAGAGATATGGAGAGCTCCAAGGGACAAACCGTGGTTTTGAGCACCGGTTTGAAGGATGACAAGAATAAAACTAAGATTGTTGACAATGATGATGAagagattgatgaagaagatgaagatgatgatgattaCGAAAGATTTACCGAAGAGGATGATGCCATCGATgaggatgaagatgaagaggttGCTAGATTCTCCTTTTAGTAGTGATACAGACATGATTGCATATAGGAGAAGTAAAATGAAATTGTGTATAGGTTTTACGAAGGAACCGAGTCACCATTCACTCCGAACACAAGAATCTGCCATTGTTTGTTCTGTGATTTTCCATTTTGATGATGGTCCTTGTCATCTATAGGAGTTTTGGTTTGAAAGCTGACTTTCCCATGTCCTTGTAATGTTGTACATTTTGATGGTTTATGACTCCCTGTTTATGATGCcaaatataaaatcaaaag
This DNA window, taken from Benincasa hispida cultivar B227 chromosome 6, ASM972705v1, whole genome shotgun sequence, encodes the following:
- the LOC120080097 gene encoding GPN-loop GTPase QQT2 codes for the protein MDIDSDVGHKSYDDTECKPMESEDSNDKGKAKEELADSIKNLNIEESSGHAGSSATNFRRKPVIIIVIGMAGSGKTTLLHRLVCHTHASNIRGYVMNLDPAVMTLPFGANIDIRDTVRYKEVMKQFNLGPNGGILTSLNLFATKFDEVISVIEKRADQLDYVLVDTPGQIEIFTWSASGAIITEAFASTFPTVIAYVVDTPRSSNPVTFMSNMLYACSILYKTRLPVVLVFNKTDVAKHEFALEWMEDFEAFQVAVSSDKSYTSTLSHSLSLVLDEFYKNLKSVGVSAVSGAGMDSFFKAIESSAEEYMENYKAELDKRVAEKQRLEEERRRENMEKLRRDMESSKGQTVVLSTGLKDDKNKTKIVDNDDEEIDEEDEDDDDYERFTEEDDAIDEDEDEEVARFSF